The Nitrospirota bacterium genome contains the following window.
CGGGTCTTTGTATGGCTCAAGCCCGTTTATATAGCGTATTGCCATGATAATCTCTTCAGCAAAGAGGGTTGCCATTCCTGAATCCAGCGCCTCACCGAGATAAGGCTTATATAGGGATTCTTCAGGTTCGTCATGTAACAATTCCTTTGCAAACCCCAATGCAACCTTCATGTCCCCAAGGTTTTTCACAGCAAAACCGGTCATTGCATATATCATTGGAAGATAAAAAGCAGTATCAGGGAACTCAAAGTTAAAGTCTTTACCCCTCTCAGCTATGGCCTTTTCGAGCATATCTTCTGCCTGGTTAACTAATTTATGAGAGCCTTTTATGGCACCTGTAGCAATAATCTTTGACACCTAAACCCTCCTTAACAAGTCATGCCTTAATTTATGAGCTTTTTACTATATAAAGTCAAGAAAATTAAGTATAGGGGTACCTTATATGCTACGCTGCCCTGCTTTTAAGGAAAGAGGGCAGGGCGTTAGCCTCCCTCGGGCCAACCGTAACCTTCCACCCTTCAAGCTTATCTTCTATGGAACCGCTCAATATAGCCACATAGCCTGGGATTATGAGTTCTCTGTGTTTTACTTCGTTTTCGACTCCGCTGTCTTTAATAAACTGTGCAATCTTTGAAGCTGAGAACTTACCTGCTGCCCATGCAGTAAGCACTGAAAGACCCTCACAATCCATAACAGCAAGCCTGCTCGGCACCTTACTGTTTTCAACCTCACCTGAGACGATGAAGTATGTAAGAGAAAAGTTTGTTGTAATGAGAAGGGGAGACTCGGGTGAAGGCTCACCAATCTTATATATTTTCTGTTCCACCTGCATCGGGACCTGAGGGTCTGTATAGAGGTTCTGTCTCAGGGTAAATAATGCGAGGTTTTTCCATTTCTCAATACTGCTCAGGACAACAATGGAGGCGTATTTGGCAATTGCCAGAGATGCAATGCTTGCCTCTAAAATCGGGTCTTCTCTCTGGAGAAAGTTTATTATTGGATAACCGAGCGGTTTAAAGCCCTTTTTTATTGCTGAACGCCTTATCTGTGTATTTTGCTCGATGATTTCCCTGGCGCTCTTTGCGCCTGAATCAATGACAATGTCATCAACCCCCAGACCTTTAATCTTCTCTGTCAGAGTACTCAGAGAATCAAGGCCATTAGCACAAACTCCGAGGGGAATCTTATTAGCCTTTGCGATGTTTGCCATGGCATCTGCGTTGTCAGTTGTGGCACAATAAAGCAGGGGTTTTTTATCTGCAACGGCTTTCACAGCAGCTTCGGCTGCTGAGGGGTCTTTGCAGTTAAGGATGATTGGAGTATCAGGTGCTTTACTGCTAACGAGTTTTGTTACTGCCTCATATCTCGCCTTATCATTTGATGCATTCTCAATAGAAATTGCATCTATCCTCAGTTTCTGACCGACCCTCTCCATCTCTGAATTTAAAACCTTATCTACCATTTTATTCAGTTCGGCATCGCTCAGGCTGTCTTTAATATTTACTGCCAGGACACACGGGTTAATAAACTTTTTATCATGTCTGAAAAGCACAGTCTCCTCTCCCATCTTGACTGCCTTTTCGCCTGTCCCGAGGACAATGGCCCTTATCGGAGGTGCTGAAGCCGCACCGAGTATCTTCTTGGCTTCTTCTGAGATATCAGGGCATGAGTCAAGATTTACTTGCCTCTGGGCAAGTTTCATTGCAAAGGCAAGGCATGTAGGGAAACCGCACTTTTTGCAATTTGTCTTTGGGAGCAGCTTAAATATCTCAACGCCTGACAAAGCCATCTTTTACCTCCATAAATGACAATGTCAAATTACAAAGCTCAAATGCCAAATGAAATCCAAAGTCCCAATGCCAGAAAATTTAGACATTCAGTCATTTGATATTGATTTGTAATTTGGATTTTGACATTTGGAATTTTTCATTAAACGAGTTCCTCAATCACTTTCTCCACTGCCTTAACTGCCTTCGGATGACGCATGATCAACAGATTTGTGCCAGCAATGAGCATTGCTACTGCAGTCACAGCCTCCCATGCAATTCCCCTTTCTTCAAGGGAGCCCCATTGAGGCAGGTCTGTTTCAGATGCAGCGGTTTCTTTTATCTTCCATACATACATCCCAACATCTCCGACAAGAGGAGGTTGCATTGTCGCATCATTCTGTGTGAGTGCTGCAAGTTTTATCCTTTCCATGACCGAGTAGGTATATTCCAGACCATAGCCGAGCGCTGAACACATAGGGTCTGTAATGAGCCTTTCTTTATCAAAACCCATCTGGGTTATCAGGATGTTTAACTGTTTTGCGAGGTTTATGTCTAATTCAGACATGGCTATCAGTTTATGATTATGGGCAAGAGCTGCTGCCACAATAGTCTTATAATTACCCTCCTGGGCCTTGCCAATTATGCAATTATGGCCGCTTGCAGCTTCAGCAGCAGCTACAAGAACAGATGAGTCTTTTTCTACATTGTTGGAGCCGAGGATTATAAGTGGTATATCAATGGCTGATAAGACATCTCTGACTGTTTTTGCCGCATCCTGAGGAGAGCGATTCTCTCTGTCAGGATGAGTTCCCACAAGCCTCAGGGCCAATGCCCGGGCTTTTAAATTCTCCTGGCAGAACTTTGCCCACCTGGCGGGATTGTCCCATTCACCTTCATAATTTTTCTTCAAGTTCTCAGGCCAATCATCTGGTATGATGTCCTGTATTTCATAAGCAATAACCGGCTTGTTTGCGATGTTTCCCTCAAAACCCAGAAAAGGCATTGTGTTCTCTCCACCAATGGTGACTGCATTAGAGTCTTTGCCAAAGTTGACACTTAATACTTTTCCGCTGTAAGTCTCTTTAGGGGCAACAAAAGCCATCTTATCCTCCTTTATCCTCGCTACTGTTCACGGATTAACACAGATCTTCACAGAATTTTTGGAATCCCTATCTTTTTTCAATTCATTGTCATATATTTTTCTTTTAATTTCAGGCTTCTCACCATAATTTAAGAGAAGTCCTACCTCTCTATCGGTAGCAGTAAGATAATTTAACAATTGGTTTTCGTCTGATTTAGAAAGCTGTTTTATTGCTTTTATTTCTACTATTACTTTATCTTCAACAATAAAATCTGCTATATAATCACCAATAACTTCTCCCTCATAATAAACCTCAATGGGACAATGATTAATAAATCTTATATTTTGCTTATTAAATTCCTTAATCATCGCATTCTTGTAAACCTTCTCTAAAAAACCATATCCAAGGGCATTATAAACTTTATAAAACACATTAATTACTTTGTCAGTTATTTCTTCATGCTTCATATTCTGTGTTCATCTGTGTAAATCTGTGAGAAGTTTTTTTACATCTCAAGATATGAATGAGCATAAAGTGTCTTTCCGAGAAATACATCTGTTGTCTTGAGTGCAGCCATTAATTCCTTATCGAGCGGATTCATTATTGCTGCTGTAAGTCCCTCATATATGAGTAATGTTAAATAAGTCCTGTCAATCAAGCTCCTTAAATCTTTTGGAGCTCCGTTGGATATGTTGCTGAGTCCGACCACGGTCTTCATCGGAGGGTCGTTTAATTCCTGAAACATCCGCACAGCCTTCAGTGCATGTCTTGCATGGTCCTGCATTGTGCAAATCTGGAGTATTAAGGGGTCAAGATATATATCTTCAAGTGGAACGCCATATTCAGATGCCCTCGCCATAATCTCTGCTGCGATTGCGCACCTCTCCTCTGCATCTGCCGGCAGGCCTCCTTTGCCGAGGGTAAGCCCTATTACCTGCGCATTATACTTTGCAGCAAGCTCAAGCATTATGAACCGTTCTGGCTCGTTGGATGTAGAATTAATCAATGGCCTGCCCCACTGATTGTTGTGGGCTTTGAGCCCTGCTTCAAGGGCAACGGGGTTTGTTGTATCAATACATAATGGCAGGGGTACTACCTCCTGAATGCTCTCAACCATCCATGTCATCAGCTCATCACCCTTTTCTTCTGCAGGCCCTGTATTGACATCAATCATGTGTGCACCTGCCTTCCACTGGGCAGTTGCAATCTCCTGTATCGGACCTTTGTCCCTCTTCATCATAGCCTCTCTAACCCTTTTTGCTATGATACTTATTTTCTCACCGATGACCAACATCCCCTGCTGCTCCTTTCAAAGGTTATTGTTTTAGTTTTAAAAAGGATCCCTAATTTAGGGAATAGGTTTTATACCATAGCACAAATAATTTCTTTCGGTAAAGGATTTTTTCGCATGTTTATTTCAAAATAAGATTTTTAAATAAGGGGTTAGGGATGTCTTTGTAGGCAGCCAGGGGTTAAGGGATTTCGAGGGAGTCCAATATTTCGAAGACAGAGGCCAGCGCCTTAGATTCACGTGGAAGCTCAAAGATAGGTTTTCCAGCAAGGTCGAATTGGAATATTATTTCGTCATTGGGCACAGAGCCAGCGACCTCAAGGCTCAATCCCCGGGCAAGTTTTTTGAGTTCAGCAAACTCTTCGCCTGAAGTTCTGTTAATAATGAGAGCACTTTGTCCGATGTCAAGGCCAAGCTCATCAATAAGGACATTTATCCTTTTTGCTGTATGAATGCCCCTGACAGTTGGGTCACTGATGATGAGGAGAAGGTCGACTTTATGGGTTGTCCTCCTGCTCAGGTGTTCCATGCCGGCCTCGTTATCAATAACCACATACGGATATGTTTCAGAAAGTTTGTCAGTATATTTTCTTATTATGTTGTTTGCTGCGCAGTAGCACCCAGGCCCCTCCGGCCTGCCCATGACAAGGAGGTCAAATCCCCTGGCTTCAATCAGAGACTGTTGAACCTGATAGTCAAAAAGCTGCTCCATGCTCATACCGCCCGGCCTTTCAGAGCCGCCACGTATTGTGGCAAGAGACTCTTCTCTGAGATGCCCTATGGTTGCATGGACAGAAACCCCGAGGGCTTCATTAAGGCAGGAGTTGCTGTCAGCATCAACTGCAAGAACAGGTTTTCTCTTTTTTTCCACAAGATACCTGACAGTAAGACCTGCAATGCTGGTCTTGCCTGTCCCGCCTTTACCTGCGAGTGCAATTACATATGCCATAATTTTAAATAATACAACAAATCAATTTATTTTTGCTTTAGAGCGTAGAAATGAGAAGTTGGAAGTAATGTCCTTATTAAAAAATTGCTATAATATAAAAATAGAGGTTCGCTGTGCATAAAATTGTAGAATCCATAGAGATAAAGGCACCTGTGGAGAGGGTCTTTGCTTTTCTTAAAGATATAGAAGCACGGCTTAGACTCAATCCCTTCTGGCAGGTTTTGAGAGTTGAAAGGATTACTGTAGGGGAGATAGGCGCAGGAAGTAAATTTCACATTATTATTAAAAGCGCCGACAGAAAGGTTGACTATACGAGCGGCCCTTTATCCTGAAGAGGCCGTAGAGGAGGAACTACATTCGTGGAGAAAAGCGATAAGATTTCTTTTGAGTCTTGCAAAAACCAGCTTCCACGCCTTTGACCATACTCAGAGGTTGGAGGAGATAAAAGAGACACTAAGGAACAAGCTCAGAGTCTGGCTGGGAAGGATAAAAGAGAGGCTTGAAAGCTCGGTACGAGTCTCTGATCAGGCATAACAAAACAAGGAGGGTCTTATGCCAGCATATGAATATAAGTGCCTCAAGTGTGATGAAACTTTTACCCTTTATCTATCTTTCAAAGAAAAGGAACAGGAAACACCCAAATGTCCTAAGTGTGGCAGTACTGATGTTCAGAGGATATACAGCCCTTTCCATGCAGTGACATCAAAAAAGTCATGATTAGAGATGTTAATAACCGATTGATTATTTTAAATGGGAAATTAAATAGACTGTTGATATATTCTGGCCTAAAATAATTAGGTGCATCAGGGGTGGATTGGATGGACTTTATCTTAAAATTAAGGGGGGGTGAGATATTAATATGAATTGAGCGTGGGGGTTAGCAGTCTCTTAATAAGAATCTTAAAAAGGAGGAGTAAAGATGAACCGAAAGATTTTAGTATTACTTTTTATCTTATTCTCTGCTTTAGGCTTAATAATCTATGGTACACATGCAGAAGGTAAGAAAGCAGGCGGCAATACACTAAAAGGCATTGTTACAGATGTCTCGGGACAGGCAATATCAAAGGCGACTATCTATCTTATACCATCTATAGATGTTGAAGCAATGGCGAAAACTCCTATCGAGATAAAGAGGGATTCTAAAAATGATGAACCTCTTGAAGACAACCTCGCAGCAAACAGGGATAAATACAGAAAGGCAACTACAGGCAAAAAAGGGGACTTTAAGGTAGTTAATATTGTAGACGGAAAATACTTCATCTATGTCGAGCCTTCAGACAAAGAACATCTGCCAGGCGGTGATAAGTCAAACAAAGCAATGTCAACAGCAGAATTCAAAGGCAAAACCATAAAGATACTTGTATCAGGAAATGTCCCTGCTGATGCAACATATGTTGGGACATCAAGATGTCTGATGTGTCATAAGGCATATGAGAGCGAAAAGAAGACCCTTCACAAACTCGGCATTCGTGTAGCAGGAAAGGACAGTAAACTTCAGGATGTGTCGAGATTCCCGGAATTCGATAATGGTCTGAAGAAGCTCATTGCAGGCACTAAATTCTATTTCTATAATTTTGACAAAACCAGAGGCTTTGACAAATACATGATATCTGAAAAAATGCCTTCTGACCCTGCATCCGTAAGCTTCACAGCAACATTCTTCAAAGACACCGATGGAAAGCTGAAATTCAAGACAGAGAACATGAAAGACCAATCAGATCCTTCAAGAACGTACACCGTGGAAATGACTTACGGCGGAGGCCTTTACAAGCAGAGATACCTTTACAGGGTGGGCAAGAACCTCTTCCCGTTTGTCCAGTACAATACACATGGTGACGAAAGTTACGGAGACAGGGCAAGAAAGCCGTGGAGAGACTATCATGGAGACTGGCTCTTCAATGAGGAGACAAAGAAAGTGACAGACCCTCCTAAAAAGAAGTCCTTTGAAAAAGAGTGCGCCTCATGCCACTATACCGGTTACACATTAACACACACATCATCTGACGAATACATAGCAGGAGCAGTAAACGACCCGAATGGCGAGACAGATATTGATGGTGATGGCATGCCAAATGAACTGAACATAGGCTGCGAAAACTGTCACGGACCAGGCTCTGCGCATGTTAAAGCTCCAAAGGCAAAGAAGGCATCAACGATAGTAAGCCCGGGCAAGCTTTCAACAGAGAGGTCATCCGTAATCTGCGGGCAGTGCCACAGCAGGCCTCAGGGTAATCTCAACAATGACCAGCCTGTAAACAAGGACAACAAGATGATGATTCCGGGCACCAGCAGAAACGATTATTTAACAAATTATACAACAAGGGAAGATGCTGATCCCAAGAAGGATTACTGGGCAGATGGGATACATTCCAAGGCACACCACCAGCAGTATACCGACTTTATCAAATCAAAGAAATACAGGAATGGAAGTCAATTGTTATCCTGTGCCGACTGCCACGATCCGCACGGCATGACCGGGATTAAACACCAGATGAGGGCAGAGGTAAAGGACGATAAAAACTCCCTCTGTACAACCTGCCATAAAGAAAATGCAGATATTAAGAAGCATATGCAGGCAAAGACAGGCGTTGCTGAAATGGGTAAAATCAACTGCGTTGACTGCCATGCGACAAAGACAATGCAGACAGGCGCAGGATTAGGCAAGGGTCTTGCGAGGAAGGACGGGAAGAACTACTGGATGAATGACATTACTTCTCATCTCTTTGATGTTCCACGAAAAGATAATGTGGGAGTAAAAGGTGTTGACCCTGGCAAGGCAATGCCGATACCATACACAAACGCATGCGGCAAATGCCATAATGTAGAAGGGCTGTAACCAAAAGAGGGGTGGGATATCCTGCCCCTCTTTCCATTTTATGGTAAGCATATCATCTGAAAACTATCTGTAGTACCCATCCCGCAACTGCACCTCCAGCCACAAGCCATGCGGCATTTATCTTGAAACGTATTCCTGCTATTGTGGTGGCTAAAGCAATCAAGATCGCCCTCCAGTCTGTAAGTGCTGCACTGGCAAGCTGAATGACAACAGCAGCCATCAGACCAATGGCGCTGATATTTACAGCATCAAGAAAGGCTGACATTATTTTTGAGGCCCTGAGTCGGGGTATGACGGGATTTAATATCAAGACAAATATAAACGAAGGGAGAAAGATGGCAGCAGTGGATATCATAGCGCCCGGCACACCTGAGACAACATAGCCGACAAAGGTTGCAGTGCTTAAGACAGGGCCGGGTGTAAACTGCCCGACAGCAATGGCGTCAAGAAGTTGCTGCTGTGTGAGCCATCCATAGTCTTTTACCAGTCCGCCCTCAAGGAATGCGATAAGGACATAACCGCTCCCATAGAGGACCGACCCTACCTTAAGAAAGAATAACCCCAGCTTCCATAAAGATACGCCTGCAATTCCTGCGGCTGAGACTGCTACTGCCGCCTTTGCATCACTGCTTTTTAATAGGCCTAAGGACTGGCTCAGAAGCGGGATCATCCATCCTGAGACTTTCTTGCTTCCATGTCCTTTCATCCGGTAAAGAATAATCCCGATGACACCACCTGAGAGTAATGCCAGTATTTCATTCATTCCCAACAGAGATGCTGCAGCAACGGCTATCCCTATAAGCATTAACAGCGTATTCTTTGCTGCTGTCCTGCCCAATCGAATAACGGCTACAAGGATAACCGAGATGACTGCTGGTTTTATGCCAAAAAGAAAGGGTGTAACCTGTGGGATTGACCCGAAACTCATATATACCCAGGCAAGCAAACCTGTGATAATCACAGCAGGCAGGATAAATGACAGACCTGAAACAATGAGACCTAAAAACCCTCCTCTTATATATCCGATGTGGATTGCCATTTCTGTAGAGTTAGGGCCGGGGATGAGATTTGTTGCTCCCACGAGGTCAAGGAAATGCTCCCTCGTTATCCATTTCCTGCGGCGGACCACCTCTTCCTCCATCATGGCGATATGCGCTGCAGGGCCGCCGAATGCTATCGTTCCAAGTTTCAGGAATAATCTGATCAGTTCTATGACACTGTTTTTATTTCTCTGATAGTCGTTCCCCATTGCAGATATTCTCCTCTAATGAATACGCCATTAGCAAGCTGGCATCTGAAAATTCTGTATTGCGCTACAGTCGTCATTCCTACCCCGTATCAAGGTACGGGATAAACTCCAGCAGGAATCCACCATTTTACTTCTGGTTTCCCACATCTTCTCTATGCCTCATAATCCAAAATTCCTTATCCAGATATTTTTTACAATTAGGTTGGCGGGCTTGACTTTAATCTATAGATAAAAAAATTATCGCTGTCCAACGCCATATTTCTTTCTTACCTCTTTAATCTTTCCGCATGTGTATTCGCCTTCAGGGCAGGGGGCATAAAGACATCCAGGGCCTGCTTTATGAAAAATTGTTGGGGCAATTTTTTTAACAAGTTTAAGCATCTCCTCTGCCATTTGCCTAATTTCCCATTGAGCACGATAACAACAGCGTTGTCTAAAAAAGTGCAGAAGTTCCCTTGCATTCATTGTAACGATTATCTTTGTCTCAGCAGCATTAGGTAGCACAAACCTGGCATCCTGATTAGCAGCCTCACCCTTAATGCCCTTTTCATTCAGCTTTCTGACAAGGAAATCATAGGCCTGTTGTGCTTCAACCATAAAATTCTCGAATGTCTTTTTGGCTTCTGCATCCTGGGCTATAGACGGCGGGATTATATAATCGAATGTTGACTCTTGACTCTCGACTCCAGACCCTCGACTGCTTTCTGACACATACCTCTGTGACTGTTGAGAATATGACGCAAGCCTGTGCCTTACAAGCTGATGAGAGCATGCCCTTGAAATCCCTTCAATAGCGAATGTGAAAGATGCATGCTCTATAGGAGTCATATGCCCCATCTTTACAAGTTTTTCAACAAATGCCTTCTGGTCTTTTGCCTCGATCTTCTCTTTCAGCGATTCTACATCTGATGGGCTATAGCACAGCTTTGCAGCCATGGCTATAGTCTCCTCAGGGTTCGGTGTATGTCGTAAGAGGATTACTTTTAATTTAGTTTCTGGCATAGAGGTCCTGTTCTCACTATTTAAAACTGTGTTCATCTGATGGAAATATACCTTTTTCTACCTCTTCTTTATAAGTCCTGATTGCATTTAGTGCCTCTTCCTTGAGGTTTGCATAGCGCTTGACAAATTTTGGTACAAACCTCTCAAACAATCCGATAACATCATGGATGACAAGCACTTGCCCATCGCAATAAGGGCCAGCACCAATTCCAATAGTTGGTATCCTCAATTCAGAAGTAATTTTTTTTGCAAGGTCTGCTGGTATGGCCTCAAGAATCAATGAAAACGCCCCTGCATCTTCAACTGCATGGGCCTCCTCGATAAGCCTTCTGGCAGCCTCTTCAGTCTTTCCCTGAATCTTGTATCCACCTATCCTGTAAATGGACTGTGGAGTAAGGCCAATATGGGCCATTACCGGGATGTCGGCTTTTGTCATTGCATTTATATGTTTTAAGACCTCTGCCCCGCCTTCCATTTTTACAGCCTGTGCACCGGCCTCTTTTAAAAACCTTCCTGCGTTTCTAACTGCATCTTCAACGCTCACCTGATAGGACATGAATGGCATGTCTCCGATAACCATTGCATTTTTGACAGCCCGTGAAACCATCTTTGTGTGGTAGATCATTTCGTCCATCGTCACAGGGAGTGTGTTTTCAAGCCCCTGCACAACCATCCCGAGGGAATCTCCTACGAGTATCGCATCAATCCCTGCCTCATCCACTATCTGTGCGAATGGATAGTCGTAGGCAGTAAGCATCGTGATCTTCTGCTTCTCAACCTTTTTCCTGAAAAATTCGTTTAGTGTGATCTTAGACATAATATTGTTTTAACTGTTCACCGTTCACTGTTCACTGTATTTACAGCAGTCCTGCCCTTTTCATTATCTCAGGCACCATGGCTTCTGCTCCAATTGCCATGATATGGACACCATCACAGATTTTTTCTTCTCTTAATTGTCTTATATGCTTTGCAGCTATATTTATCCCTGCATCGAGGGCCTTTTCCTTACCCGCTGATTTTAGCTCGTCGATCAATACCTGGGGGACCCTTATACCAGGGACAAAGTTATTCATATAGTTGGCCATGCCTGCACTCTTAAGAAGCACTATGCCGGCAAGTATTTTTACAGGGAACTTCCTCGCGTATTTCATGAAATCTTTAAATTTTTCTATGTCATAAATAGCCTGGGTCTGGAAAAACCTTGCCCCGGCCCTGACCTTCTTCTCAAACTTCATTAACTGTGGCTCAAGGGGGTTGGCTTCAGGGGTGACAACTGCACCCTGGAAAAAATCAGTTGAACCTTTAAGCTCATTGCCGGACATATCCCTGCCGATATTGAGGGAATTCACAATGCCGAGCAGTTGCACAGATTCCACATCATAGACTGCTTTTGCCTGTTTGTGGTCGCCTGCATTTGGATGGTCTCCTGTCATGCAGAGGACATTTTTTATGCCGAGGACACTTGCACCGAGGAGGTCTGATTGAAGACCAATGCGATTACGATCCCTGCATGTCATCTGCAATATTGGCTCATGGCCCATTTCAAGCATGAGTTTACATACTGCGAGAGAGCAGATTCTCATCACAGCAGACTGGTTATCTGTTACATTGACAGCATCTATTTTGCCTTTAAGCATTTCAGCATGATGGAGCATCTCTTTTATATTTGTGCCCTTGGGCGGGCCGATTTCTGCGGTAACAACGAATTTGCCGGAATCGAGGATATCTCTGAAACTCACTTTTTAACTTCCTCCTTTTTGCGTACATTCAGATTCATTGGCCTTGCATGGGCAGCCCAGTCTTTGGCCTCAATGATTGTTTCACAGAACTCCTGAAGTTTATCAAGCCTCTTCATCCTTTCATAAATCCTTACCCATGCGCACTTTATGTCAGGGCTCACTTCGCAGTAGCCATCTTTGCATCCGCCGCATGGCCCATTGAGAAGCCCTTTCGGACATGCAGTAATCGGGCAGATCCCGCCGGTTTTATCGAGAATACATTTACCGCATAGCGAACATCTTTCATCAAACATCTGTAGCCTTGTCATATTGCCGAGAAAGAGGGTGTCATTTGTTGGATATACGGGCTTGTCCTCAAAGAGCTCAACTGCTGTCTGCGTTCCTGCTCCACATGACAACACCAGG
Protein-coding sequences here:
- a CDS encoding acetyl-CoA decarbonylase/synthase complex subunit gamma, producing the protein MALSGVEIFKLLPKTNCKKCGFPTCLAFAMKLAQRQVNLDSCPDISEEAKKILGAASAPPIRAIVLGTGEKAVKMGEETVLFRHDKKFINPCVLAVNIKDSLSDAELNKMVDKVLNSEMERVGQKLRIDAISIENASNDKARYEAVTKLVSSKAPDTPIILNCKDPSAAEAAVKAVADKKPLLYCATTDNADAMANIAKANKIPLGVCANGLDSLSTLTEKIKGLGVDDIVIDSGAKSAREIIEQNTQIRRSAIKKGFKPLGYPIINFLQREDPILEASIASLAIAKYASIVVLSSIEKWKNLALFTLRQNLYTDPQVPMQVEQKIYKIGEPSPESPLLITTNFSLTYFIVSGEVENSKVPSRLAVMDCEGLSVLTAWAAGKFSASKIAQFIKDSGVENEVKHRELIIPGYVAILSGSIEDKLEGWKVTVGPREANALPSFLKSRAA
- a CDS encoding acetyl-CoA decarbonylase/synthase complex subunit delta yields the protein MAFVAPKETYSGKVLSVNFGKDSNAVTIGGENTMPFLGFEGNIANKPVIAYEIQDIIPDDWPENLKKNYEGEWDNPARWAKFCQENLKARALALRLVGTHPDRENRSPQDAAKTVRDVLSAIDIPLIILGSNNVEKDSSVLVAAAEAASGHNCIIGKAQEGNYKTIVAAALAHNHKLIAMSELDINLAKQLNILITQMGFDKERLITDPMCSALGYGLEYTYSVMERIKLAALTQNDATMQPPLVGDVGMYVWKIKETAASETDLPQWGSLEERGIAWEAVTAVAMLIAGTNLLIMRHPKAVKAVEKVIEELV
- a CDS encoding GxxExxY protein, with product MKHEEITDKVINVFYKVYNALGYGFLEKVYKNAMIKEFNKQNIRFINHCPIEVYYEGEVIGDYIADFIVEDKVIVEIKAIKQLSKSDENQLLNYLTATDREVGLLLNYGEKPEIKRKIYDNELKKDRDSKNSVKICVNP
- a CDS encoding dihydropteroate synthase, which codes for MLVIGEKISIIAKRVREAMMKRDKGPIQEIATAQWKAGAHMIDVNTGPAEEKGDELMTWMVESIQEVVPLPLCIDTTNPVALEAGLKAHNNQWGRPLINSTSNEPERFIMLELAAKYNAQVIGLTLGKGGLPADAEERCAIAAEIMARASEYGVPLEDIYLDPLILQICTMQDHARHALKAVRMFQELNDPPMKTVVGLSNISNGAPKDLRSLIDRTYLTLLIYEGLTAAIMNPLDKELMAALKTTDVFLGKTLYAHSYLEM
- a CDS encoding AAA family ATPase, which produces MAYVIALAGKGGTGKTSIAGLTVRYLVEKKRKPVLAVDADSNSCLNEALGVSVHATIGHLREESLATIRGGSERPGGMSMEQLFDYQVQQSLIEARGFDLLVMGRPEGPGCYCAANNIIRKYTDKLSETYPYVVIDNEAGMEHLSRRTTHKVDLLLIISDPTVRGIHTAKRINVLIDELGLDIGQSALIINRTSGEEFAELKKLARGLSLEVAGSVPNDEIIFQFDLAGKPIFELPRESKALASVFEILDSLEIP
- a CDS encoding SRPBCC family protein, whose translation is MHKIVESIEIKAPVERVFAFLKDIEARLRLNPFWQVLRVERITVGEIGAGSKFHIIIKSADRKVDYTSGPLS
- a CDS encoding zinc ribbon domain-containing protein — protein: MPAYEYKCLKCDETFTLYLSFKEKEQETPKCPKCGSTDVQRIYSPFHAVTSKKS
- the chrA gene encoding chromate efflux transporter, producing the protein MGNDYQRNKNSVIELIRLFLKLGTIAFGGPAAHIAMMEEEVVRRRKWITREHFLDLVGATNLIPGPNSTEMAIHIGYIRGGFLGLIVSGLSFILPAVIITGLLAWVYMSFGSIPQVTPFLFGIKPAVISVILVAVIRLGRTAAKNTLLMLIGIAVAAASLLGMNEILALLSGGVIGIILYRMKGHGSKKVSGWMIPLLSQSLGLLKSSDAKAAVAVSAAGIAGVSLWKLGLFFLKVGSVLYGSGYVLIAFLEGGLVKDYGWLTQQQLLDAIAVGQFTPGPVLSTATFVGYVVSGVPGAMISTAAIFLPSFIFVLILNPVIPRLRASKIMSAFLDAVNISAIGLMAAVVIQLASAALTDWRAILIALATTIAGIRFKINAAWLVAGGAVAGWVLQIVFR
- a CDS encoding FAD-dependent thymidylate synthase encodes the protein MPETKLKVILLRHTPNPEETIAMAAKLCYSPSDVESLKEKIEAKDQKAFVEKLVKMGHMTPIEHASFTFAIEGISRACSHQLVRHRLASYSQQSQRYVSESSRGSGVESQESTFDYIIPPSIAQDAEAKKTFENFMVEAQQAYDFLVRKLNEKGIKGEAANQDARFVLPNAAETKIIVTMNARELLHFFRQRCCYRAQWEIRQMAEEMLKLVKKIAPTIFHKAGPGCLYAPCPEGEYTCGKIKEVRKKYGVGQR
- the panB gene encoding 3-methyl-2-oxobutanoate hydroxymethyltransferase; protein product: MSKITLNEFFRKKVEKQKITMLTAYDYPFAQIVDEAGIDAILVGDSLGMVVQGLENTLPVTMDEMIYHTKMVSRAVKNAMVIGDMPFMSYQVSVEDAVRNAGRFLKEAGAQAVKMEGGAEVLKHINAMTKADIPVMAHIGLTPQSIYRIGGYKIQGKTEEAARRLIEEAHAVEDAGAFSLILEAIPADLAKKITSELRIPTIGIGAGPYCDGQVLVIHDVIGLFERFVPKFVKRYANLKEEALNAIRTYKEEVEKGIFPSDEHSFK
- a CDS encoding methylenetetrahydrofolate reductase — encoded protein: MSFRDILDSGKFVVTAEIGPPKGTNIKEMLHHAEMLKGKIDAVNVTDNQSAVMRICSLAVCKLMLEMGHEPILQMTCRDRNRIGLQSDLLGASVLGIKNVLCMTGDHPNAGDHKQAKAVYDVESVQLLGIVNSLNIGRDMSGNELKGSTDFFQGAVVTPEANPLEPQLMKFEKKVRAGARFFQTQAIYDIEKFKDFMKYARKFPVKILAGIVLLKSAGMANYMNNFVPGIRVPQVLIDELKSAGKEKALDAGINIAAKHIRQLREEKICDGVHIMAIGAEAMVPEIMKRAGLL